The Oscillospiraceae bacterium DNA segment CTTGACGCACCGACTGAGTGCCCGCAGCGAGAGGGTGTCGGCTTCCCACACCACCGGCACCAAGAGCCCCCGCGGCGTGTCCACCGCACAGGCCAAGTTGACATGCGTAAACACCCGAAGCGAGTCTTCCATAAAATGGGAATTTAATTCCATGTGCTCCGGCAGCGTCCGCGCGACGGCATAGAGGATCATGTCCGTCAGTGTGACGGCGCTCATCTCCTCCGATGCCTTGCACAGCGCCCGGTACGCGAGCAGTGCCGTCGCGTCGAACGAAGCGTTGTGCGTGAGCTGCGCCGTGCTTTGCAGCGAATCGTACATGTTCCGGGCAATGCGTTTTCGCAGGTATGTAAGCGGCCTATCCTCATACCCGGCGCCGGCCTTCGGCGCGTCGGCCGCGGGCGCCGGTTGGGCGGACGTCTCGCCCGATTCGATCAGCGCGCGCACGTCTCGTTCGATGACGCGCGCCTCCGGCCCCGTCGGCCGGGCCTCGGCTGCGTCCACCCCCGCCTTGTCGGCCAGACGGCGCGCGCGCGGCGAGATTTTCGCGCCGCGCGCCGTACCGGCGGCATTTTCCGCGCCGACAAACGCCGGCGCGGCCAGTTTCGTTGCGGCCGGCGCATTCGGGGCGCTCGACGTCTCCGTCGGCACAGTCGGACTGCCAATCGCCTCCGCCTCGGGCACGGCCTCTCCGGGCGCGCCGATGGCGCACAACGGCGCCTTGATCAGCTTCTCTTCGCCCTCCTCACACCAGATGGCCAATACCGTGCCCGCCGCCTCTGCCTCCACGTCGAAGGAGGATTTGCCTGTCTCCAACGTGAACAGGATATCCCCCATTTTGACCGCATCCCCTACACGTACATGCCACGCGGCCAGCACCGCGCTCTCTTCACTGACGCCTATTTGCGGTAGCCGTATGATTGTCGCCATCATCAATTCCTCCTGTTTGGGCGCCCATCGCCTCCGTGCGTGTCTCGGGCCACCGACTTCCGGTATGCCTCGCTCTCCCAACCGTCGATGAACTGCTTGGCCGCGTCACTCATCGGGACAAGCCGGATACCCCGGGCGTCGGCCGTCTCATAGAGGTAGACGACGGCCGTCAGCAGTTCTTCCAGCGCCAGAGCCTCCGTCTTCCCCATCCGATACACCCCCGCCAACACCTCCTCCGGCTGATGGGCGAGGTAGACAAGCTGATCCGGATACAGGCAGCTCTCCATGAGCCGGGCACGGCCGTAATCTTTCCGGTGCGCCGCGAGGAACGGCGTGGCGGACCGGTAGAGATTTTCCCCCTCCTCTTGGAGAGAGACGGCCGGGTAGTCCGGCGCCCGGAACCAGTTTTTTAACGCCGCGCAGACCGCCTCGTGCCGACACAACGCCTCCGACGCCGTCGGCCCCGAGGCGATCAACCCGTGATTTTGCAAAAAGATCAGATGCTGCCCCGCCGGGTTGTGCGCCACGGCCCGGCGGATGGCAAACGAGAGCCGCGCGCCGGGGTCCACATAGGGAACAAAACAATAGGGGATGTCTGCCAGCGCCTCGCGCAAAATCTCTTCGGGCCGCTGCGCGCAGCACGCCAGATTCGCATACACCGTGTGCGTGTGCGCCACATAGGTGTCGAGCAGAGCGTGCGCACCGGCCTCCACCGACGGCCGCAGGGGCGTTTCGCCCTCCCACGTCACGGTGTGCGCCTTGGCCACGCCGGCGCCGCGCGGCTCCGCCTCGTCCCCCAACGCGGCCGGATCCGTCTCCTCATAAAACGCCGCCACCGGCGGATAGCGCAGCAGGGCGTAGCCCCGCCGGGGCGTGATGTCGTCCAGACGAAACCCGGAGGCCTTGACCGCCATCAGCCCGTCGGACAGTTTGACAGAGGTATTACCACCACCGCCCTGGACATGTTCCGGCCGGCCGATCCGCGCCGACATGTCGGCAAATGCGGCGAGCGCGCGCCGGTGCGTCTCCCAAAAGATCTCTCTGTCCATCGACTACCCCCTTTTGCGCAACACTGTCTGTTCGTACGCTTGCACTTCCGAGAACCAAGCGGCACCCACCGGCACCCGGCTGCGCGTGCACCACTCGTCCCACACCGCTCCGAACGGGAATGTCTTCAGCTCCTCTTGAAGCATCAGGAGCTCCGTAAAACGGTTCTCCTCCTGGAGCGTCCGCAGGTATCCGGCCGGCTCCAACAAGGCCAGCAGCAACGCCTTTTGCATATTGCGCGTGCCGATGACCCAGGCCGCGATTCGGTTGATGGACGCGTCGAAGAAGTCGAGACCAATCAGGACCCGCTCCAGCGCGTCGTTGCGCACGATCTCTCTGGCGATTTCCCGCACTTCGTCGTCCAGCCGCACCACATGGTCGGAGTCCCAGCGCACCGGCCGGCTCACATGGAGCGGCAGCTTGTCGAAAAAGGTGAGCATGCTGGAGATCTTGTCGCTGATCATCTCCGTCGGATGATAATGCCCGCTGTCAAGCAAGTTGTACACACCCGGCCGGCCGGCGGCGTAGCCGATGCAGAACTCACTGCTGCCCACTGTGTACGCCTCCAGACCGATGCCGAACACCTTGCTCTCCACGCTGTCGACGACGCCCGGCAGGGGCTCCTCAAAGATACGGTCCAAGCTCTCCCGCAGCCGCAGGCGCGGCCCCAACCGATCGGCGGGGGTGTCCTTGTATCCGTCCGGTACCCAGATGTTGTTGAGCACTGGCATACCCAACGCCCCCGCGATGTGGGACGCGATGCGGCGGCAGGCGACGCCATGCCGCACCCAATAGTCGCGCACCGCCCTGTCCGGACTGGACAGCGTGAGGTTCTCCCGCACCATGGGGTGGCTGAAGAAGGTGGGGTTGAAATCGATTCCGAGGCCGCGCGCACGGGCAAAATCCACCCACTGCGCAAAGTGTTCCGGCTGCAGCGCGTCCCTGTCTGCCTGCGCGCCGTCGAAAATCGCATAGTTCGCGTGCAGGTTGATCCGCTTCTTCCCCGGAATCAAGGAGGCGGCCTTGTCGAAGTCGGCCATCAGCTCTTCCGGGTTCCGAGCCCTGCCCGGATACTGCCCCGTGGTCTGGATGCCGCCCGACAGCACGCCTCCGGTATGTTCAAATCCGATGACGTCGTCCCCCTGCCAGCAGTGGATGCTGATGGCCGTGTCCGACAATGTCCGCAGTGCCGCCTCGGTGTCTACGCCTACGCCGGCGTAGGCATCCTTTGCCTTCAAATATTCACTCATCCAGATATGCTCCTTCTTTATCGAAATGTGGGCCGCGCATCGCACCAGCGGGCCTCGATGATATTACCCGGCACGCTGCCGGCCTTTCTTCAATTTTATTGTATCTCCTCCTGAAAAGAGAAACTAGGACGTAATTTTCAAAATAATCACGTCCTAGTTTTATATCCGAGCGTGGAGCGGGCTGTGAGCCTGTCGTGCCGACCACTACATGACCTGGCTGCGGTACGTTTTTGGGTCCATACCAAACTGCCGGTAGAACGCGTGATAAAAGTAGCTGCTGTTCTCGTAGCCGACCAGAGAGATGATGGCGTGAATCGACAGATCCGTCGTCTTCAGCAGGTCGGCTGCCTTGGTCAGACGCTTCTGGCGCAATAATTCCCGAAACGTTGAGCCGGTTGACTTCTTCACCAGGGAACTGAGGTACGCCAGCGAGACGTGATAGGCCTCCGCCATCGCCGTGAGGGATGTCATATGGTAATTTTCTTCGATCTCCTGCAACACATTCAGCACAAGACTGTTGTCCGTCTGCTTGTCGGGGAAGGCGAGCCGCCCTGTATAGTTCAGCAGCTGCAAAAAGAGCAAGCCCATCGTGACTTCCGTGATGCGGCGGTTGTTCGGCTGCCGTTCCAAAATGCTCCACACCAGATTTTCCATGAGATTTTGGATAGGCTGGATGTCGGACACCACAAAGTGCAGGTAGTCGATGTCGCTGCTCTCATGCTGCAGACAACCGGCCAAAAACCGACCCAGCACGTTATGAGAGCCAATCATCTCAAACGTCGTGTTGAAAAACTTCGGCAGTACGAGAAAGTTGATCGCCACATCCCAAAACTCGGCCCGTTTGATAGAGTGGGAGACATATTGGTTGAGAAACAGCAGTTCCCCATCTTTGAGGTGGATGGGCAGACGCCCGTTCAACATGTGTCTTGTACTCCCGCTGCACATGTACATGATCTCGACATAATTGTGCGTGTGCTCAGGAAAATCCGCGAAACGGGTATGAGGCCGAAAGGCAATCAGCTTCCCGCTCTCGATCATCTTGTCACTCAAAATGACAAAATTGCTGCTGGAGGAATAGATCGAGCGGTCGATGGCCTCGCCGCTCCGCAATCGCTGTTCCTCCTGAGTGACCCGGCCCAGTTTCGTCAGCAATTTAAAATCCATCCGCGTCTCACCCTCCTGCCACCACACGGGCAACTTCTTCGGGCGCGATGTTGTACAGTGCATCGGCAAAGCCTGTCGCCCGCAATCGGGCCAACAGGTTCGCCTTGTCGTATTTGCACCCGACCAGCGTCTGGCACAAACCGTCCACATCCACCGCGCTGAAAAAATCCCCGCACAGGGCGAGCTTCGTGATCGTCTCGCCCGTCACATCGACATGGGCCTCAAGGACCCCCCCCGCAAGGCGTTCGGACCGAACAATCCGGCACGCCGGTGAACGTCCATAGATCTTCTCGCGGTCCCGAAAATGCTCGGTCTCCTTCTGAACGCGCACCCGGTCCTCCTCTGTCAGCGCGCAAACCCCGCCGTCCTGCAGAATTCCGGCAACCATCGCCTCTTTAAATGCCGGCGCGTCCATGGCAGACAGACAGGTCGAGAGATTCATCACCCGCTCACGCACCGAGCGGATTCCTTTGGTCTGTATCTTACCCCCGTCCACCGCCGTGCACGCCTCCATCTCCGCAATGTCGGTGTCAAAGAGGAGCGAGCCGTGGTGCAATACATAGCCTCTGGTGACGTACTGGGCGTTGCCGGAACATTTTTTCCCGTCCACCATCAGGTCGTTGCGTCCAGTGAAGCGCACGTCCACCCCCAGACCGCGCAGCGCGCCGGCCACCAGCTGCGTATACCGCTGAAACGAGATGCCCCGCGCGGCGGCCGGCTCGATGAAGCTGAACTGCCAGCCGCCCATGTCGGTGTAAATGGTTCCGCCGCCCGAGAGGCGGCGCACCAGGTGCACGCCGCGCGCCCGCACATAGGGCAGGTTGACCTCCCGGTAAATGTTCTGGTGACGACCCAGCATAACGGTAGGCCGTGTGCGCCAAAAGAGAAAGACTGTCTCCGCCAGCCGTTTCTCCGTCAGCAGGTACGATTCCAGCGCGAAGTTCTCATACGGGTCCACACTGTCCGTCTCTATGTAGATCAAGACAGCGCCTCCTGCCCTCGCAGCGCTTCCTCCGCGCGGTAAGAGCTGCGCACCAGCGGCCCGCTGACGACATAGGCAAAGCCCTTGTCTTCGGCCATGCGCCGGTAGTCTTCAAACTGTGCGGGGGACACATAGGCCTGCACCGCCAGATGCCGCTCGGAGGGACGCAGATACTGCCCCACCGTGAGGATATCGCAACCGGCCGCCCGCAGGTCGTCCATCGCCTCGGCCATCTGCTGCTCGGTCTCCCCCAATCCGACCATGAGACCGGACTTCGTGCGCACCCCGGGGCAGTGCCGCTTGGCATGGGTCAGCAATGCGAGGGAGCGCGCGTAGTCCGCACCGGGACGCACCGCCGAGTACAGGGCCCGCACTGTTTCAAGGTTGTGGTTCAGCACATCGGGCCGCGCTGCCAAAACAGTATCTAAGTCCCGTATCTGCCCTCCAAAATCCGGCACCAACAGCTCCACCGTTATGTCCGGGTCCGCCGCGCGCAGGGCGCGGACCGTAGCGGCAAACTGCGACGCCCCTCCGTCCGTGAGATCGTCCCGCGTGACGCTCGTCACCACCACATGCCTGAGCTGCAGTGCACGCGCCGTCTCCGCCAGACGACGCGGCTCCTCCGGGTCCGGCGGCGCGGGGACGCCGTGGACAACGTTGCAAAATCGGCAGTCACGCGTGCACAGATTGCCGAGGAGCATAAAAGTGGCTGTCCGCCGCCCGTAGCAAGCCCCCAAATTGGGGCAGTTGGCCTCGTCGCACACCGTGTGCAAACCCTGCTGTGCCATGAGGGCGCGGATCTCCGCCGTGGCCTGCGGCCTGTAGACAGAACGGATCCAATCCGGTTTGCCCTGTGTCATCCCCGACGGCGCCCCCTCCCGGCCCGCGCTGTATCCTCCGGGCCATTTTTGTCATTTTTTTGCAGGATCGATCCCATTTTACATGATGTGTCGCGCAAAGTAAAGATTCAGCTCAGCTTCACGTGGAAATGCGCCAAAAGAATCTGTTCCGCTTCGCTGTTCCAGAGGCCGCTGTGGGCGGCGCAGCTCTCGTGCAACTTGGCAAACAGGGGGTTGTCCCCGCCCAGCTTTCCAAAATCGTCGATGGCCGTAAGAGGCAAATCGATATGGGTGTAGCTGAGGATCTTGCCGGCGTGGATCTCCGGCAGGCGGGCCGTCACCCCGGCGACGGCGTCGATGCCACAGATGTGGGAGACCATCACCGAGGGGCGCAGCCGCTCCGCGGCGGACAGCGCCAGCGCCTCCTTCATGTCGTCGGTGTTGCCGCCGGTATTGCCCAGGATATGGGTGCTCGTGTAGTGGCAGTTGTACAGATTGATCAAGGCCTTGAAGCCGGGATCGGAGGGACCGGCAAAGAAATTCATACAGCCGTCGAAGGCCAGCAGCGCGTCGCCCATCTCCGCCAGTGTCCGAACGGGCGCGTACACAAATACGTCGTCGTAGCCGCGGCCGCTGGTCAGCGCCCGCAGATTCTCGGCGCTGCCTTCCGGTCGCAGCGCATTCACATAGATCAGCTCCACGCCGTGTGCCCGAGCCGTCTGTGGGGAAATAAGCCGTTTGGCTCGCTCGATGCGGCCCTCGTCCGCATCGGCGACCACCATCCGGGCCGGCTTTTGCGCCAGGCACAGCGGGTACTCCAACGCGCCCAGCCCCATCGGGCCGCAACCACCCAGCACCAGCATGTCGCCCCCGGGTTTGACGCCCATCGCATGGTCGTAATTTTGTTTGTTCGTGTGGTACATCATCTTGTACCCGCCGATGATACAGCTCATGGGCTCGCCGAGGGACGCGTCGTAGTAGGCGTCGCCGCCGTAGTGCAGCAGACAGCCCAATTCCATTGCCTCGTTCGGCATGATGCAATAGGTGGCGGCCCCGCCGCAGTATTCGTAGGAGTAGCCCGGGGAGTCCAACTTACCCCGGTAGTTCAGCGCCGGCTGCTGGGCAAATTTCTCGCCCGGCCTGAATTCGCGCCGCCACTTCTCCCCCACTGCCACGATGTCGCCCGCAAATTCGTGGCCGATGATGATGGGGTTTGTATCTACATTGGGTGGGCAGCGCTTGTGGGCCTTGCCCTGCCGCAGCAGCTTATAGGTGGACATACAGATGCTGTCGCTGATGACCCTGACCAGGATCTCGTCGTCTCGGATCGCCGGTAGGTCAAACGCCTCCAGTCTCAGGTCGTCCGCGCCATACAGACGCACTGCTCTTGTTCTCATGGGGGTGTCCCTCCTTTTGGATCGCCTCAAACCGGCCGCATTTCGATCTGAAACGTCCATTTGTCCACCGACGCCCTGGCGGGCGGGCGGGTACCCTGCGTGGTCACAGCGCCAAGGGCGGCCGCCATGGCCAAGCGCACCGTCTCCTCGAAGCCAAGACCCATCTGCAGCGCGCAGGCGATGGCCCCCACCATGCTGTCCCCGGCGCCGACGGCGGAGCCCACCTCGACAGACGGGGCTGGAGCCCACACGGCACGCTGCCTGGTAAAGAACATCGCGCCGTCCCGCCCCATACTCAACACCACCCATTCGATGCCCTTGTCCAACAGGGACCGGCACAGCGCCGGGAGGTATTCGTTCGGGGTATCGCTTGGCAGGCCGCCGTACTGTAGCAGCTCGAAACGGTTCGGCTTGACGACATGGGGCGGGGCCTCCAGGGCTCTGCGGAAGGGCTCCCCCTCCGCGTCCACGATCACCCGGCAGCCGGCGGTACGCAGTGTCTCGGCGAACAGACGGTAGGTGTCGATACCGGCACCCGGCGGCAGGCTGCCGCTGAGCACCACCACGTCGCCGCGCCGGGCGAGAGCACGCGTCTTTTCCAGCAAAGCCGCCACCTCTGCGTCCGTCACACCGGGGCCCGGCTCGTTCAATTCGGTCAGGCGGTTCTCCCCGTCGAACACCTTCAAATTCGTCCTGGTGACGCCCGCCACAGTCAGAAAGTCGTGCGCAAGCCCCCGTGCCTCAAGCCGGCGGAGCAGCTCCCGGCCGGTCTCGCCGCCCACAAAACCCGTGCAAACGGACGCGCCGCCCAGCACGG contains these protein-coding regions:
- a CDS encoding lipoate--protein ligase; the encoded protein is MIYIETDSVDPYENFALESYLLTEKRLAETVFLFWRTRPTVMLGRHQNIYREVNLPYVRARGVHLVRRLSGGGTIYTDMGGWQFSFIEPAAARGISFQRYTQLVAGALRGLGVDVRFTGRNDLMVDGKKCSGNAQYVTRGYVLHHGSLLFDTDIAEMEACTAVDGGKIQTKGIRSVRERVMNLSTCLSAMDAPAFKEAMVAGILQDGGVCALTEEDRVRVQKETEHFRDREKIYGRSPACRIVRSERLAGGVLEAHVDVTGETITKLALCGDFFSAVDVDGLCQTLVGCKYDKANLLARLRATGFADALYNIAPEEVARVVAGG
- a CDS encoding 2-oxo acid dehydrogenase subunit E2, whose protein sequence is MATIIRLPQIGVSEESAVLAAWHVRVGDAVKMGDILFTLETGKSSFDVEAEAAGTVLAIWCEEGEEKLIKAPLCAIGAPGEAVPEAEAIGSPTVPTETSSAPNAPAATKLAAPAFVGAENAAGTARGAKISPRARRLADKAGVDAAEARPTGPEARVIERDVRALIESGETSAQPAPAADAPKAGAGYEDRPLTYLRKRIARNMYDSLQSTAQLTHNASFDATALLAYRALCKASEEMSAVTLTDMILYAVARTLPEHMELNSHFMEDSLRVFTHVNLACAVDTPRGLLVPVVWEADTLSLRALSRCVKQLAADARAGRVAPEDLTGGSFTVSNLGMFGVESFTPVLNAPQTGILGVCAVTERVRTETGTLRSYPAVTLSLTYDHRAVDGAPASRFLQALCRNLEQFSLLLGR
- the lipA gene encoding lipoyl synthase, translating into MTQGKPDWIRSVYRPQATAEIRALMAQQGLHTVCDEANCPNLGACYGRRTATFMLLGNLCTRDCRFCNVVHGVPAPPDPEEPRRLAETARALQLRHVVVTSVTRDDLTDGGASQFAATVRALRAADPDITVELLVPDFGGQIRDLDTVLAARPDVLNHNLETVRALYSAVRPGADYARSLALLTHAKRHCPGVRTKSGLMVGLGETEQQMAEAMDDLRAAGCDILTVGQYLRPSERHLAVQAYVSPAQFEDYRRMAEDKGFAYVVSGPLVRSSYRAEEALRGQEALS
- a CDS encoding AraC family transcriptional regulator, whose amino-acid sequence is MDFKLLTKLGRVTQEEQRLRSGEAIDRSIYSSSSNFVILSDKMIESGKLIAFRPHTRFADFPEHTHNYVEIMYMCSGSTRHMLNGRLPIHLKDGELLFLNQYVSHSIKRAEFWDVAINFLVLPKFFNTTFEMIGSHNVLGRFLAGCLQHESSDIDYLHFVVSDIQPIQNLMENLVWSILERQPNNRRITEVTMGLLFLQLLNYTGRLAFPDKQTDNSLVLNVLQEIEENYHMTSLTAMAEAYHVSLAYLSSLVKKSTGSTFRELLRQKRLTKAADLLKTTDLSIHAIISLVGYENSSYFYHAFYRQFGMDPKTYRSQVM
- a CDS encoding zinc-binding dehydrogenase; its protein translation is MRTRAVRLYGADDLRLEAFDLPAIRDDEILVRVISDSICMSTYKLLRQGKAHKRCPPNVDTNPIIIGHEFAGDIVAVGEKWRREFRPGEKFAQQPALNYRGKLDSPGYSYEYCGGAATYCIMPNEAMELGCLLHYGGDAYYDASLGEPMSCIIGGYKMMYHTNKQNYDHAMGVKPGGDMLVLGGCGPMGLGALEYPLCLAQKPARMVVADADEGRIERAKRLISPQTARAHGVELIYVNALRPEGSAENLRALTSGRGYDDVFVYAPVRTLAEMGDALLAFDGCMNFFAGPSDPGFKALINLYNCHYTSTHILGNTGGNTDDMKEALALSAAERLRPSVMVSHICGIDAVAGVTARLPEIHAGKILSYTHIDLPLTAIDDFGKLGGDNPLFAKLHESCAAHSGLWNSEAEQILLAHFHVKLS
- a CDS encoding L-rhamnose isomerase — encoded protein: MSEYLKAKDAYAGVGVDTEAALRTLSDTAISIHCWQGDDVIGFEHTGGVLSGGIQTTGQYPGRARNPEELMADFDKAASLIPGKKRINLHANYAIFDGAQADRDALQPEHFAQWVDFARARGLGIDFNPTFFSHPMVRENLTLSSPDRAVRDYWVRHGVACRRIASHIAGALGMPVLNNIWVPDGYKDTPADRLGPRLRLRESLDRIFEEPLPGVVDSVESKVFGIGLEAYTVGSSEFCIGYAAGRPGVYNLLDSGHYHPTEMISDKISSMLTFFDKLPLHVSRPVRWDSDHVVRLDDEVREIAREIVRNDALERVLIGLDFFDASINRIAAWVIGTRNMQKALLLALLEPAGYLRTLQEENRFTELLMLQEELKTFPFGAVWDEWCTRSRVPVGAAWFSEVQAYEQTVLRKRG
- a CDS encoding 1-phosphofructokinase family hexose kinase, which produces MIVCVTMNPALDKTAALTRLVPGTLNRLRHVRVDAGGKGVNVSGMVAVLGGASVCTGFVGGETGRELLRRLEARGLAHDFLTVAGVTRTNLKVFDGENRLTELNEPGPGVTDAEVAALLEKTRALARRGDVVVLSGSLPPGAGIDTYRLFAETLRTAGCRVIVDAEGEPFRRALEAPPHVVKPNRFELLQYGGLPSDTPNEYLPALCRSLLDKGIEWVVLSMGRDGAMFFTRQRAVWAPAPSVEVGSAVGAGDSMVGAIACALQMGLGFEETVRLAMAAALGAVTTQGTRPPARASVDKWTFQIEMRPV
- a CDS encoding class II aldolase/adducin family protein — translated: MDREIFWETHRRALAAFADMSARIGRPEHVQGGGGNTSVKLSDGLMAVKASGFRLDDITPRRGYALLRYPPVAAFYEETDPAALGDEAEPRGAGVAKAHTVTWEGETPLRPSVEAGAHALLDTYVAHTHTVYANLACCAQRPEEILREALADIPYCFVPYVDPGARLSFAIRRAVAHNPAGQHLIFLQNHGLIASGPTASEALCRHEAVCAALKNWFRAPDYPAVSLQEEGENLYRSATPFLAAHRKDYGRARLMESCLYPDQLVYLAHQPEEVLAGVYRMGKTEALALEELLTAVVYLYETADARGIRLVPMSDAAKQFIDGWESEAYRKSVARDTHGGDGRPNRRN